A window of Cyclopterus lumpus isolate fCycLum1 chromosome 14, fCycLum1.pri, whole genome shotgun sequence contains these coding sequences:
- the LOC117743143 gene encoding claudin-3-like isoform X2, translating into MWRVTAFIGANIITAQTIWEGLWMNCVTQSTGQMQCKIYDSMLALPRELQASRAMMIIAIILGVLGVMISIVGAKCTNCIEHESSKAKVMIIAGIFFILGGLLVLIPVSWTASVIIQNFYNPLLSSTQKREIGASLYIGWGAAALLLIGGAMLCSSCPPKEKKYKPPRMAYTAPRSTSAGGAYDRKDYV; encoded by the coding sequence ACGGCTTTCATCGGAGCCAACATCATCACTGCTCAGACCATCTGGGAGGGTTTATGGATGAACTGTGTGACCCAGAGCACCGGCCAGATGCAGTGCAAGATCTACGACTCGATGCTGGCCCTGCCACGGGAGCTGCAGGCCTCCCGAGCAATGATGATCATCGCCATCATACTCGGGGTGCTGGGGGTCATGATTTCCATTGTCGGGGCAAAGTGCACCAACTGCATCGAACACGAGTCGTCCAAAGCCAAAGTGATGATCATTGCTGGAATCTTCTTTATCCTCGGCGGCCTTTTGGTCCTCATCCCCGTTAGCTGGACGGCCAGCGTCATCATCCAGAATTTCTACAACCCGCTCCTGAGCAGCACGCAGAAGAGGGAGATTGGGGCATCGCTCTACATCGGCTGGGGGGCGGCCGCCCTGCTCCTGATTGGTGGGGCGATGCTGTGCAGCAGCTGCCCGCCAAAGGAGAAGAAGTACAAGCCGCCCCGGATGGCCTACACCGCCCCGCGCAGCACCAGTGCAGGTGGAGCGTACGACAGGAAAGACTATGTCTGA